From Macaca mulatta isolate MMU2019108-1 chromosome 1, T2T-MMU8v2.0, whole genome shotgun sequence, the proteins below share one genomic window:
- the LOC699924 gene encoding left-right determination factor 1, producing MRPLWLCWALWVLPLAGPGSALTGEQLLGSLLQQLQLSEAPVLDRADMEELVIPAHVRAQYVTLLQRSHGDRSRGKRFSQSFQEVAGRFLASEASTHLLVFGMEQRLPPNSELVQAILRLFQEPVPKATLHRHGRLSPRSARARVTVEWLRVRDDGSNRTSLIDSRLVSVHESGWKVFDVTEAVNFWQQLSRPRQPLLLQVSVQREHPGPLASGAHELVRFASQGAPAGLGEPQLELHTLDLGDYGAQGDCDPEAPVTEGTRCCRQEMYIDLQGMKWADNWVLEPPGFLAYECVGTCQQPPEALAFKWPFLGPRQCIASETASLPMIVSIKEGGRTRPQVVSLPNMRVQKCSCASDGALVPRGLQP from the exons ATGCGACCCTTGTGGCTCTGCTGGGCACTCTGGGTGCTGCCCCTGGCCGGCCCCGGGTCGGCCCTGACTGGGGAGCAGCTCCTGGGCAGCCTGCTGCAGCAGCTGCAGCTCAGCGAGGCGCCGGTACTGGACAGGGCCGACATGGAGGAGCTGGTCATCCCCGCCCACGTGAGGGCCCAATACGTGACCCTGCTGCAGCGCAGCCACGGGGACCGCTCCCGCGGCAAGAGGTTCAGCCAGAGCTTCCAAG AGGTGGCCGGCAGGTTCCTGGCGTCGGAGGCCAGCACCCACCTGCTGGTGTTCGGCATGGAGCAGCGGCTGCCGCCCAACAGCGAGCTGGTGCAGGCCATACTGCGGCTCTTCCAGGAGCCGGTCCCCAAGGCCACGCTGCACAGGCACGGGCGGCTGTCCCCGCGCAGCGCCCGGGCCCGGGTGACCGTCGAGTGGCTTCGCGTCCGCGACGACGGCTCCAACCGCACTTCTCTCATCGACTCCAG GCTGGTGTCCGTCCACGAGAGCGGCTGGAAGGTCTTCGACGTGACCGAGGCCGTGAACTTCTGGCAGCAGCTGAGCCGGCCCCGGCAGCCGCTGCTGCTACAGGTGTCGGTGCAGAGGGAGCATCCGGGCCCACTGGCGTCCGGCGCCCACGAGCTGGTCCGCTTTGCCTCGCAGGGGGCGCCGGCCGGGCTTGGGGAGCCCCAGCTGGAGCTGCACACCCTGGACCTCGGAGACTACGG AGCTCAGGGCGACTGTGACCCTGAAGCACCAGTGACCGAGGGCACCCGTTGCTGCCGCCAGGAGATGTACATTGACCTGCAGGGGATGAAGTGGGCCGATAACTGGGTGCTGGAGCCCCCGGGCTTCCTGGCTTATGAGTGTGTGGGCACTTGCCAGCAGCCCCCAGAGGCCCTGGCCTTCAAGTGGCCGTTTCTGGGGCCACGACAGTGCATCGCCTCGGAGACTGCCTCGCTGCCCATGATCGTCAGCATcaaggagggaggcaggaccAGGCCCCAGGTggtcagcctgcccaacatgagGGTGCAGAAGTGCAGCTGTGCCTCAGATGGGGCACTCGTGCCAAGGGGACTCCAGCCGTAG